GGCGTCCCAGACGTCGGGTTCGGCGAACTGGAGGATGGGTTGGATCCGGTCGTGCGGCGGGTAGATGTCGGGGTCGTGCCGCGGCGAGAAGAACGTCTCGTCGGCGCGGGCCTCCTGTTCGTCCCAGCGGACGCCCGAGACGACGCCGTCGACGTCGTACTCCTCGAGCGCGTCGTTGAGCGCGACCGTCTTCAGCAGGTGGTTTCCGACATACGTGTCGAGCAGGAACGGGAAGGTGTCTTCCTCGTACTCCAGCAGGTTCCGGATGTGGTGCTGGTTGTGCTCCGACAGGGCCTCGACCGGGATGTCGTCGCCGGGGGTGAGGCCGTTCTCGTCGACGTAGTCGCCGACGTCCGTGTTGCGCGCCCAGATGACTTCGAGATCCCACTCGTCGGCCCAGTGCTTGACGAAGTCGATGAGTTCGTCGAAGTGCTGGTAGTGGTCGATGAACACGACGGGCGGTACCTCGAGGTCGAAGCGGTCGGC
This Salinigranum marinum DNA region includes the following protein-coding sequences:
- a CDS encoding phosphoadenosine phosphosulfate reductase family protein encodes the protein MSAFPDYLDVDYTDGEGEEPADYPSVEHKIEKAIEVTKQGLEQYENPVVMWTGGKDSTLTLYFVKEVADRFDLEVPPVVFIDHYQHFDELIDFVKHWADEWDLEVIWARNTDVGDYVDENGLTPGDDIPVEALSEHNQHHIRNLLEYEEDTFPFLLDTYVGNHLLKTVALNDALEEYDVDGVVSGVRWDEQEARADETFFSPRHDPDIYPPHDRIQPILQFAEPDVWDAFWNFVVPETVEGYPAGHVPQNDEDLPEGLEMADIPVSPKYFAGFRSLGSEVSTDKSADEPAWLQDMANTTERAGRAQDKEDLMERLRDLGYM